One genomic region from Erythrobacter mangrovi encodes:
- a CDS encoding xanthine dehydrogenase family protein molybdopterin-binding subunit: MDNADNPKPQRSRAAKWTRRGFIGAGVLTGGALLIGVGVRPGNPVGKLGPIVANGEGEQLINSWLKIDANNVATAIVPHCEMGQGAHSALAQMLADELDADWSLVRVMQAPADGNYIVTDTARLFVAPGTVNAPDWLEPTWNGLFTNIGRLADAMITGGSSSVRSTGQHTMRIAGAAARHMLVAAAAKSWGVPASEIVTANSMLSHAASGKSAPYAEFAAAAAEQDMPQTPPLKQPKAYRLMGTDAPRLDIPAKVDGSASFGIDAVVPDQQLSYAALRRVPVPGTRVTSMQAEQAKGMPGVLQILNMGDFIAVVADGYWQAQQALNLITAEYSEPESAIRTSDDQYARFTAALDEAGDGGGDEAAGNGDAVDAFGSAATKVEAEYRVPYLAHAPLEPMNATVWVRDGKCDVWTSTQVPLMARTAAAKATGLSADDVTLHHPLLGGGFGRRLETDYVTMAARIGAATGYPVKMIWSREEDTQKGLFRCADISRFKGGLDQNGKLVAYNNVFTQRHDPPGSFDCAFYDIPNKSIRVAEAELLLPFASLRSVDHGQQGFFIESFIDEAAHAANKDPVEFRLGMLGQSPRHKAVLEKVAAMADWGNTPEGHGKGVALVESFGTIVAEVVEVDMTSGSPKLVTVWCAADPGFAVNPDGFRNQMEGGIVYGLTAALHGEISLKDGAVEQSNFHDYKMLRMNECPAIAVEIINGDHVTLGGAGEPGLPPVAPALANAIFAASGKRLREMPFAKQFA; the protein is encoded by the coding sequence ATGGACAATGCCGACAATCCCAAGCCGCAGCGCAGCCGCGCGGCCAAGTGGACCCGCCGCGGCTTCATCGGCGCGGGTGTCCTGACCGGCGGCGCATTGCTGATCGGTGTGGGCGTGCGCCCGGGCAACCCGGTCGGCAAGCTCGGCCCGATCGTCGCGAATGGCGAGGGCGAACAGCTGATCAACAGCTGGCTCAAGATCGACGCCAACAATGTCGCTACCGCGATCGTCCCGCATTGCGAGATGGGCCAGGGCGCGCATTCGGCGCTGGCCCAGATGCTGGCGGACGAGCTCGACGCCGACTGGTCGCTGGTGCGGGTGATGCAGGCGCCGGCAGACGGCAATTACATCGTCACCGACACCGCGCGGCTGTTCGTCGCGCCGGGCACGGTTAACGCACCCGACTGGCTCGAGCCGACCTGGAACGGGCTGTTCACCAATATCGGGCGACTGGCCGACGCCATGATCACCGGCGGCAGTTCCTCGGTCCGGTCGACCGGCCAGCACACCATGCGCATCGCGGGCGCGGCCGCGCGGCACATGCTGGTCGCCGCCGCGGCAAAGAGCTGGGGCGTCCCGGCCAGCGAGATCGTCACCGCCAACAGCATGCTGAGCCATGCCGCCTCGGGCAAGTCAGCCCCCTATGCCGAATTCGCCGCGGCTGCGGCCGAACAGGACATGCCGCAGACCCCACCGCTCAAGCAGCCCAAGGCCTATCGCCTGATGGGCACCGATGCGCCGCGGCTCGACATCCCGGCCAAGGTCGACGGGTCGGCCAGCTTCGGGATCGACGCGGTCGTGCCCGACCAGCAGCTCAGCTACGCCGCCTTGCGCCGCGTACCCGTGCCCGGCACGCGCGTGACATCGATGCAGGCCGAACAGGCAAAGGGCATGCCCGGCGTGCTGCAGATCCTCAACATGGGCGATTTCATCGCGGTGGTGGCCGATGGATACTGGCAGGCGCAGCAAGCGCTAAACCTCATCACCGCCGAATACAGCGAGCCCGAGAGCGCGATCCGCACCAGCGATGACCAGTATGCCCGCTTCACCGCAGCGCTCGACGAAGCCGGTGACGGCGGCGGGGACGAAGCAGCCGGGAATGGCGATGCGGTGGATGCCTTCGGCAGCGCCGCGACCAAGGTAGAGGCCGAATATCGCGTGCCCTATCTCGCCCATGCGCCGCTCGAACCGATGAACGCCACCGTGTGGGTGCGCGACGGCAAGTGCGATGTCTGGACCAGCACGCAGGTGCCGCTGATGGCGCGCACCGCGGCAGCCAAGGCCACCGGGCTAAGCGCCGATGACGTGACCCTCCACCATCCGCTGCTGGGCGGCGGCTTCGGGCGGCGGCTTGAAACCGATTACGTGACCATGGCCGCGCGGATCGGCGCGGCGACCGGCTATCCGGTCAAGATGATCTGGTCGCGCGAGGAAGACACCCAAAAGGGCCTGTTCCGCTGCGCCGATATCAGCCGCTTCAAGGGCGGGCTGGACCAGAACGGCAAGCTGGTGGCCTACAACAACGTGTTCACCCAGCGGCACGACCCGCCGGGGTCGTTCGATTGCGCATTCTACGACATTCCCAACAAGTCGATCCGCGTGGCCGAAGCCGAATTGCTCCTGCCCTTCGCGTCGCTGCGTTCGGTCGACCACGGCCAGCAGGGTTTCTTCATCGAAAGCTTCATCGACGAGGCCGCACATGCGGCGAACAAGGACCCGGTCGAATTCCGGCTGGGAATGCTGGGCCAGTCGCCGCGCCACAAGGCGGTGCTGGAGAAGGTCGCCGCGATGGCCGACTGGGGCAACACGCCCGAAGGCCATGGCAAGGGCGTGGCGCTGGTCGAATCCTTCGGCACCATCGTGGCCGAGGTGGTCGAGGTCGACATGACCTCGGGATCGCCAAAGCTGGTCACGGTGTGGTGCGCGGCCGATCCGGGCTTCGCGGTGAACCCCGACGGTTTCCGCAACCAGATGGAGGGCGGCATCGTCTATGGCCTGACCGCCGCGCTCCATGGCGAGATCTCGCTCAAGGACGGCGCGGTCGAGCAGAGCAATTTCCACGATTACAAGATGCTGCGCATGAACGAATGCCCCGCCATCGCGGTGGAGATCATCAATGGCGACCACGTGACGCTGGGCGGCGCGGGCGAGCCCGGCTTGCCCCCGGTCGCCCCGGCGCTGGCCAACGCGATCTTCGCGGCGTCGGGCAAGCGCCTGCGCGAAATGCCCTTCGCCAAGCAGTTCGCCTGA
- a CDS encoding (2Fe-2S)-binding protein: MVSFTINGKPTTVEADPATPILWVVREKLGMTGTKFGCGIAQCGACTVHLDGQPIRSCSTPVSEAEGKAITTIEGIAGPDGELSRIQQAWISEQVPQCGYCQSGQIMAATALLRDIPRPTDEQIDAAMSGNICRCGTYVRIRRAIKVAAGIEPTSTEEAA; this comes from the coding sequence ATGGTGAGCTTCACGATCAACGGCAAACCGACCACGGTAGAAGCCGATCCGGCCACGCCGATCCTGTGGGTCGTGCGTGAAAAGCTGGGCATGACCGGAACCAAGTTTGGTTGCGGCATCGCCCAATGCGGGGCCTGCACCGTGCACCTCGACGGCCAGCCGATCCGCAGCTGCTCCACCCCGGTTTCGGAGGCCGAGGGCAAGGCAATCACCACCATCGAAGGTATCGCCGGACCCGATGGCGAGCTAAGCAGGATCCAGCAGGCCTGGATCAGCGAGCAGGTACCGCAATGCGGCTATTGCCAGTCGGGCCAGATCATGGCGGCCACCGCATTGCTGCGCGACATTCCGCGCCCCACCGACGAACAGATCGACGCCGCCATGTCGGGCAATATCTGCCGCTGCGGCACCTATGTCCGCATCCGCCGCGCGATCAAGGTTGCCGCCGGGATCGAACCCACCTCGACCGAGGAGGCTGCGTGA
- a CDS encoding TIGR03032 family protein: MSETAAPPPPPSGEPPKVTLDFSPGLAGYLAQAGISLAFTSYQSGYLYLVGHSPDGKLAVHEAFYPQAMGVVGDAQRIYLGTLTQLVRLENVLAPNERANGKHDRLYIPRNMQVMGNIDFHELGIRDSGGVVVVNTRYSCLCEPSLTHSFRPLWKPDFISALAPEDRCHLNGLAMVEGQPRYVTAVAQSDDKDGWRPHRRNGGLVIDIANDRIVAQGLSMPHSPRWHDGELWVLNSGTGELGRIDLDSGRFDPLCFQPGFLRGLALFGKHALIGLSKPRDGRFEGLALDERLAQRGEEARCGIAIVSLETGALEQWFYLEGVIGEIFSVAVLPGVANALTIGPQSREIAELVTFERPAWDANPQTP, from the coding sequence CCGCCATCAGGCGAACCGCCGAAGGTGACGCTCGACTTCTCGCCCGGTCTCGCCGGCTATCTCGCCCAGGCCGGCATCTCGCTCGCCTTCACCTCCTACCAGTCGGGCTACCTCTACCTCGTCGGCCATTCGCCCGACGGCAAGCTGGCGGTGCACGAGGCGTTCTATCCGCAGGCGATGGGCGTGGTCGGCGATGCGCAACGGATCTACCTGGGCACGCTGACCCAGCTCGTGCGGCTCGAGAACGTCCTCGCTCCCAACGAACGCGCCAATGGCAAGCATGACCGGCTCTATATCCCGCGCAACATGCAGGTCATGGGCAACATCGACTTCCACGAATTGGGTATTCGCGACAGCGGCGGGGTGGTGGTGGTCAACACGCGCTATTCCTGCCTGTGCGAGCCGAGCCTGACGCACAGTTTCCGCCCCTTGTGGAAACCCGATTTCATCAGCGCCCTGGCGCCGGAGGATCGCTGCCACCTCAACGGCCTCGCCATGGTCGAGGGCCAGCCGCGCTATGTCACCGCGGTGGCACAGTCTGACGACAAGGATGGCTGGCGCCCGCACCGGCGCAATGGCGGACTGGTGATCGACATCGCCAACGACCGGATCGTGGCGCAAGGCCTGTCCATGCCGCATTCGCCCCGCTGGCACGATGGCGAGCTGTGGGTGCTCAATTCGGGCACTGGCGAGCTTGGCCGGATCGACCTCGATAGCGGCCGGTTCGATCCCTTGTGCTTCCAGCCCGGCTTCCTGCGCGGACTGGCGCTGTTCGGCAAACACGCGCTGATCGGGCTGTCCAAGCCGCGCGATGGGCGCTTCGAAGGCCTGGCACTGGACGAAAGGCTGGCGCAACGCGGCGAGGAAGCACGTTGCGGCATTGCCATCGTCTCGCTGGAGACGGGCGCTCTCGAACAATGGTTCTATCTCGAAGGTGTGATCGGCGAGATCTTTTCGGTCGCTGTCCTGCCCGGCGTGGCGAATGCCTTGACCATCGGCCCGCAATCGCGCGAGATCGCCGAACTGGTCACCTTCGAAAGGCCCGCGTGGGACGCTAACCCCCAGACCCCATAG